The Kribbella sp. NBC_00662 nucleotide sequence CGGCCGGATCGTGATGCTCGCGAACGCCCGCGTCCTCGGCCATGTCTTCGACCCGATCACCGTGTTCTGGTGCGTCGACAGCCCGTACGTCGTCGCCGAGGTGCACAACACGTACGGCGAACGGCACGCCTACCTGCTCACACCGGACGCGGACGGCACGGCCGAGACCGCGAAGAAGTTCTACGTCTCGCCGTTCAACGACGTGTCCGGCGACTACCAGCTCCGGTTCGAGCTCGACCGCAGCCGGGTGCGGGTCCAGGTCAGCCTGACCCGAGGCCATCGCACCGTGTTCGGTGCGAGCTTCGACGGCGTACCACGACCGGCTACCCGACGTGCGGTGCTCGCAGCCGCCGTACGGATGCCACTGATGCCGCAGCGGGTGTCCGGGCTGATCCGGCTGCACGGATTGTGGCTGTGGGCGCGGCGCCTCCCTGTCGTGAAGCGGTCGACGCGGAGGACCTTGCGCGGCCGGATCGCCCGGTTGATCGTGGATCGCGTTCTCGACCGGGTGCCGGTACGCGCCGTCTACCCGGACGGCACCGTCCGCGGCGGCGGCGGACCGGATGCGCCGATCCTGCGGGTCATTCGGCCCGACTCGCTGTACGAACGGCTCGCGCAGAACCCGAAGATCGGACTGGGCGAGGCGTACACGGCCGGCGACTGGGAGCCGGGCGACGGCACCGACCTAGGCGAACTCTTGACCCCGTTCGCCGAGCGGCTCACCAAGCTCGTGCCGCGTCCGTTGGTCCGCTTCCGCAGCCTGGTTGACCAACAGGTCCCCGACCGGCTGCGCAACACACCGAATGGTGCCCGCAGCAACATCAGTGCGCACTACGACCTCAGCAACGCCTTGTTCGCGGCCTTCCTGGACCGCGGGATGTCCTACAGCTCAGCCATGTTCGAGAGCGCCGAGGAGTCGCTGGAGCAAGCACAGACCCGCAAGGTGGAGCACATCCTCGACCTGGCCGGGGTACGGCGTGGCAGCCGGGTGCTCGAGATCGGCATCGGCTGGGGCACGCTCGCGATCGCCGCCGCACGTCGTGGCGCCCACGTCACCGGCATCACGTTGTCGAGAGAGCAGTTGACGCTCGCCCGCGAACGGGTCGCCGACGCCGGGCTGACCGATCGTGTCGACCTGCGGTTGCAGGACTACCGCGCGGTGACCGGCTCGTACGACGCCATCGTCAGCGTGGAGATGATCGAGGCCGTCGGCGAGGAGTTCTGGCCGGAGTACTTCGGCACGCTCGACCGGCTGCTGGCGCCCGGCGGATCCGTTGCACTGCAGGCGATTCTGATGGACCACGACCGGATGCTCGCGACCCGGCACTCGTACAGCTGGATCCAGAAGTACATCTTCCCCGGTGGTCTGATTCCGTCCAGGACCGCGATCGACGAGACGCTGGCGCGCCATACCGCCCTGGCGGTGCAGGCCGATCTTCGCTTCGGTCCGGACTACGCCGAGACCCTGCGTCGCTGGCGGCGCCAGTTCGTCGCGAGCTGGCCGGCCGTCCGCGCACAGGGTTTCGACGAGAGCTTCCGGCGTACGTGGGAGTTCTACCTGGCCTACAGCGAGGCCGGCTTCGCGTCGGGCTATCTGGACGTCGGCCAGCTGCTGCTCAGGCGGTCCGGTCCTCGCCGGGAGTCCGGCCGAACGCCTGATGGTAGGTCCGGGTGAAGTGGGCGGAGCTGGTGTAGCCGACCCGGTAGCCGACTTCGGCCGCGGTCAATGACTGGGTGCGAAGCAGGACCCTGGCCTCCTGCAGGCGGATCTGCTTCTGGAACTGGATCGGTGTCATCGAGGTCGCTGCCCGGAAATGACGGTGGAAGGTCGACGCGCTCATGCCGGCCAGGTCGGCGAGGTCTGCCACCAGCAGGGGTTCGTTGTGGTGATTGCGGATCCAGCTGATCGCCCGGGAGATGTGAGCGAGCATGCCGTCGGCCAGACCGATCTGCCGGACCAGTCCACCCTGTTCACCGGACAGCAGCCGCCACAGGATCTCCCGCCGGATGCCTGGCGCGAGCACGCGCACGTCGTCCGGACGGTCCGCGATCCGCAACAACCGCACGACGGGATCGAGCAAGTCAGAGGTCGCGTCGCTGACCACGAGACCGGCGTACTGCGACTTCCGCTCGGGAGCGTCGTCGAGCAGCAGCGCGGCGATCTCGACCGGGTCGAGCCGCAGGCTGACGACGGTGAACGGTTCGTCCGGCGTCGCCTTCAGCGCCTGGCCGACGACGGGGAGATCCAGTGACGTGACGAGGAACTGGCCGGCGCCGTACTCGTAGGCGACGCCGTTGAGCATCGTCAGTTTCACGCCTGAGGCAACGATCGCGACCGACGGCTGGGCCATGCTCGCGGTCAGCTCGGTCGGTTCGTCACGCCGGCTGACCTGTACCCCGTCGATCAGGTGCACGCTGTTGCCGCGCTGGCCGGCCGTGTGCCGGATGATCAGAATCCGGAGTTCGTCGAGCAGATCCACCTCTCCAGTGGAGCGACTTCGGCAGGATCGCGCAAGCCGGCGCCAGGATGATGCTCACGCCGCGACGCATCCCGGTGCTCTGATGGAAGGACCACCACCAGAAAGGCACCACCCGTGAATCGCAGAATCCTCGGCGCCACCGGCATCTCCGTCAGTGACGTCGCCCTCGGCGCGATGATGTTCGGCGCGATGGGCAACCCAGACCACGAGGACTCGGTCCGGATCATCCACCGCGCCCTCGACGCGGGCATCAACCTGATCGACACCGCCGACGTCTACTCGGGCGGCGAGTCCGAGGAGATCGTCGGTACGGCGATCCGCGGCCGGCGCGACGACGTCGTACTGGCGAGCAAGTTCGGCCTGCCGATGGGCGAGGACCCCAACCGGCGCGGCGCCTCCCGCCGCTGGATCCGGCAGGCGGTCGAGGCCAGCCTGCGGCGGCTCGGCACCGATCACCTCGACCTGTACCAGCTGCATCGTCCGGATCACGACACCGATCCGGGTGAGACCCTGTCCGCGCTGTCGGATCTCGTCCAGGCGGGGAAGATCCTCGCCTTCGGTTCGTCGATGTTCCCGGCCGAGACGATCGTCGAGGCGCAGTGGACAGCGGAGCGTCGCGGTACACACCGCTTCCTGACCGAGCAGACGATGTACTCGATCCTGACCCGGCGGCCGGAGGCGTCGGTGTTCCCGGTGGCTCAGCGGCACGATCTCGGCGTGCTGACCTTCGGGCCGCTCAACGGGGGCTGGCTCTCCGGCCGGGCGAACCAGGCGTCGTCGCACCGGGCGTCGGCGCGGCCGTCCAGCTACGACCCGAGCACTCCGACCGGTCAGGCGAAGGCCGCGGCCGTCGCGAAGCTGGGTCCGCTGGCCGCCGAGGCCGGTATGACGCTGCCTCAGCTCGCGGTTGCGTTCGTCCGGGCGCACCCGGCGGTCACCTCGGTCCTGATCGGCCCGCGCACGCAGGACCAGCTCGACAGCCTGCTCCCGGCCGCCGAGCTCGACCTCACCGACGACATCCTCGACCGGATCGACGAGATCGTTGCACCAGGCACCGAACTGGACCCGGCCGACAACTACGCCGCCACCCCGCCGGCGATCGAGCACGCACACCTGCGGCGCCGCTGAGGCCTTGCCGGCCGCGTCCTCAGACGTCGGGCAGCGCCACGAACGACAACACCACCCGGTCCTTTCCCGGCGACGCCGTCAGATGCGGCTCGAGGACGGCGTTGATGCCCTCGCGGATCGCATCCAGGTCCGCGGGGTCGACGTACACGGCCAGTTGGCTGTAGCCGAGTTGCGGCAGCCGGGTCTCCAGATCGCCGCGCTCGACGGCACGGTCGAAGTCGGCGGCCAGCCGGGTGAGCATCATCAGGAACGCCTGGCGGTGCTGCTCGGGCGTCATCGCGCGCGCCTCGCGTTCGTCGATCCGGCCGACCTTGGTCTGGTCCAGGCTGAGCGTGCGCTCGGTCGTACCGCGGACCTTCCGCTCGCGGACCACGGTCAGGAAACCGGCGTCGATCAGTACGGCGACGTGGCGGTACAACGACGTGGTCGGCACGTCGGGGAGATCGCGTTTCAGGTCGGTCGTGGTCAGCTCACGGCCGAGGACGCGCTGGACGATCCGCCAGCGGATCGGGTGCAGGAGCAGGTCCGACACCGGAGTGGATGACTCGGCCATCAGGGTCGCTCCAGGGTTCTCACGGGTCTCCATTGGTCCCAAGTTTGGTAATAATAGCGTGAACGGAAGCATTTCCCCGTCGCCCAAGGAGAACGTGCTGTGTCGCTCACCCGTCGTACCGTGCTCAAATCCGCCGCTGCCGCTGTTCCGGTGGCCGCGCTGTCCACCTTGCCCGCCGCGGGCGCCACTACCCGTGAACCGGTCGCGATCGGGCGGCTGGCCGACAAGATCGAGGCGGGGATGGCGAAGTACGCGATCCCTGGCGTCGGTCTGGGCCTGTGGTACCGCGGCCGCGAGTACGTCCGCGGTTTCGGGGTCACGAGCGTCGACACCAACGAGCCGGTGTCCGGCGACACCGTGTTCCGGATCGGCTCGACCACGAAGACGTTCACCGCGACCGCGATCATGCGGCTCGTCGAGCGTGGGCGGGTCAGTCTCGACCGGCCGGTGCGCGCGTACCTGCCCGACTTCCGGACGGCTGACCCGTCGGTCGCCGCTCGGGTCACCGTGCGCCAGCTGCTGAACCACACCGCCGGCTGGCAGGGCGACTACCTCGAGGACTACGGGGATGGCGACGACGCGCTCGCGAAGTACGTCGCCGGTATGACGAAGGTCCCGCAGCTGACACCGCTCGGGAAGGTGTTCGCGTACAACAACGCCTCGCTCGGGGTGGCCGGCCGGATCATCGAGGTGGTGACCGGCAAGCCGTACGAGCTCGCCGCGCGCGAACTGGTCATCGATCCGCTGGGTCTCGACCACAGCCGCTTCTTCCGGAGTGAGCTGGGCGGATTCAGCGTCGCTGCCTCGCACAACATCGTTGACGGCAAGGCGGTTGTGGAGCCGGCCTTCGATGCGATCCCGCGCAGTCTGCAGTCGATCGGTGGACTCATCTCGAGCGCCCGCGACCAGCTGCGGTACGCCCGTTACCACCTGGGGCACCGCGGTCTCCCCCACCTGCTCAGCGACCGCAGCAGGTTGGCGATGCAGTCTCACCCGGGTCCCGGCGGCACTCTGTTCGTCGAGCTGAACGGCGTGGGCGTCAGCTGGATGCTGCGTCCGACAGCGCAGGGTCCGACAGTCGTGCAGCACGGTGGTGACTGGTCCGGTCAGCACTCCGGCTTCCTGTTCGTGCCGCGGCGGGACTTCGCCATCACGTTGCTGACGAACTCCGAGAGCGGTCCCCTGCTGGTGGCCGAGTTGTTCGCGGACGACTGGGCGTTGCAGGAGTTCGCCGGCGTCAACAACCTTCCCGCCGTACCGCGTGAGCTGCCGCCGCGCCGACTCGCGGAGTACGAAGGCACCTATGTCTCCCAGCAGATCGGCCTCGACGGCAAGCCGGAAGATCTGGCGCTCGACGTGACTGCCCACAACGGCGAGTTGGTAGCCGGCGCGGGTGGGCAGGCGCTGCTGCGTCTCGCCTTCTACCGCAAGGACTACGTGCTCGCCCTGAACCCCGACGGCACACCGACCCACACCCGCGCCAACTTCGTCCGCGGCGCGGCCGGACCAGTGGAGTGGTTCAGGTACGGCGGACGTCTGTTCCGTCACCACGCTGCCGGAGCCCGCGCGACCACGGCCCGCGCTGCCAACCTCCGCTTGCTCAGTCGTTAGCAGTAACCATCCACAGATGCCCGTCCGGATCGGTGAAGGTGGCCAGGTACGCCCAGGGCTTACGTATGGGCGCAGTCACCTGCACCGCTCCGGCGGCGATCGCCTTGGCGGTCTGCGCGTCTACCGCCTGCTCGCTGGCGACGGTCACCGTGAGGATGCATTCGCTCTGGCCGTACGGCGCGGCGGGCTGGTCACCTAGTACCCACCCGAAGCCCTCGGTCGGGATGAGCATCAGTCGGACGTCCTCCGCGAGTGCGAACTGCAGGGGTTCGGGGATGCCGTCCTCGTCGGGCTCGCCTACGGGTGTCAGGCCGAGCGCCTCCTGGTAGAAGGCGTACGACCGGGGCCGGTCCTCGATCGCGAGGCCGATGATCATCGGGTCACTCCTGCGGTGAATCGGGCGGCGTCGAGGATGTAGTGCAGTCGCTCGGCGGGGACCTGGCGGTCGATGCCCAGTGCAACGGTCACGTCGAGGCCGTGGATGACGTCGTGGGACAGCGCGCCTACGTACCCGCCGCCTGGTGGCTTCCATGGGTGGTTGACGTTCTGGCGGAGGCATTCGACCAGCTGGGCCGATGACAGTCCAGCAGCGGGCAGTCCGGCCAGCACGTCGGCCAGCTCGGTGCGCTCGGCCGCAACCGCAGTTCTGATATCCGTCATACCCCACCGACGAACGTCTCAGGCCCGCACAGACACCTCGTGCAATCTTTTCTGCAGGTACAACCGCTCCGCATCGGTGGTCGCGAGCTCGAGGGCTTCTTCGTACGCCGTCTTCGCCTCGGGCCAGCGTTCCAGACGGCGGAGGAAGTCGGCTCGGGTCGCTGGGAGGAGGTGATAGCCGGCGAGCGGTCCCTCGGCGAGCTCCTGGACGAGCCGGAGGCCGACGGCCGGGCCGTCTGCCATGCCGATGGCTACGGCACGGTTGAGGGTGACGACCGGAGTCTGTGGGAGTCGGGCGTAGAGCCCGGCGATCTGCGGCCAGTCCGTGTCCGCCGCGGTGCGGGCGGTCGCGTGGCAGGCGGCGATGGCGGCCTGCACCTGGTACGGGCCCGGAGCGCCGCGGTCGAGCGCGGAGTCCAGCAGGTCGACGCCCTCTTTGATCTGGCTGTGGTCCCAGCGGGTTCGGTCCTGGTCATCGAGGGTGACGAGGGCACCGTCGTCGGCCAGCCGCGTGTTGCGTCGGGCGTCATGCAGCAGCATCAAAGCAAGCAGGCCGGTGGGCTCTGGTTCAGGTAGGAGCTGGACGAGCAATCTGGCCAGTCTGATCGCCTCACCGCTCAGATTGCTCCGTACGACATCGGAGTACCCCTCGTTGAACAGCAGATACAGCACCGCGAGTACTGCGGGCGTCCGCTGCGGCAGCAGATGCGCGGGCGGGACGCGGTACGGGATGCCGGCGTGCTGGATCTTCTGCTTCGCGCGGGTCAGTCGCTTCGACATGGTCGTCTCCGGGACCAGGAACGCCCGGGCGATCTCCGCAGTACTCAGACCGGCCAGCGTGCGCAACGTCAACGCCACACGGGCCTCCATCGCCAGGGCGGGATGACAGCAGGTGAACATCAACCGCAGCCGGTCGTCCGGCACGTCGTACGGCGGATCGTCGTCGTACGACAGCGCAGCGACCTGACGCAGCTTGGCGGCACCCACCGCCTCGCGGCGCATCCAGTCGATCGCACGGTTGCGTGCGGTTGTGGTCAGCCAGGCACCAGGCCGGTCCGGTACGCCGTCGACCGGCCACCGCTGCAGCGCCGCCGCGAACGCCTCCTGCGCACACTCCTCGGCCAGCTCCCAGTCACCGGTCACCCGGATCAGAGTGGCGACCACCTGTCCCCACTCCTGCCGGTAGATGTCCTCCAGCGTCACACCGGTGGCTCCAGCACCGGACGGATCTCGATCGTGCCGTAGCCGGCCGCAGGGTGCTTGGACGCGATCTCTATCGCCTCGTCCAGGTCGGCGCAGTCGATCAGGACGAAACCTCCGATCTGCTCCTTCGTCTCGGCGAACGGCCCGTCGGTGAGCAGGAGCTCGTCGTCCCGCACCCGCACCGTGGTGGCTTCATGAGGCGGCCGCAGCCCCGCGCCGCCCGCCACCACGCCCCGGGCTTCCATCTCTTCCGACCAGCCGCCGCACCCGTCGTTCGCGTACTCGGTCCCGGAGGGGTCGCCACAGATCATCAGCAGGTACTTCACCCAGCCATCGTCGCAGGTCTAGCGTCGACGGCAAGGACCTTCAGGCGGGAGGGCATGTGATGACCGGACGGATCGTGCACTTCGAGGTGCCGTACGACGACGGCGAGCGAGCGCGGACGTTCTACCGCGAGGCGTTCGGGTGGAAGCTGCTGGAGATGCCCGAGATGAACTACACGATGGTGTCGACCGGGCCGGTGAACGAGCAGTCGATGCCCGCCGAGCCCGGCTTCATCAACGGCGGCATGTACCGGCGCAGCGGCGAGCTCACCCGCCCGATCCTGACCGTCGACGTCCCGGACATCGACGCCGCCTGGAAGACCATCGAGAGCCTCGGCGGCGAGCGCGTCGGCGAGAAGCTCCCGGTCGGCGACATGGGCTTCGCGGCGTACTTCAAGGACCCCGAAGGCAACGTCCTCGGTCTGTGGCAGACCGCCTAGGTTCTGTCTGGCCGTTCAGGTCGGCGTACATCGGTAGTTCACGGTCGAGTGCCTAGACTGCGGGGTGTGTTGGCTCCGGTGGCGTCCTCGGGAGGACTGAATGCCTGACCGTATCCAGACCATTGCCTATCCGGCACCGGGATCGCGGCCCTCGCGGCGGGATCCGGATCCGCTCGCGCCGCACGTGATCGTGCTGTTCGGGGCGACCGGCGACCTGGCCAAGCGCAAGCTGCTGCCCGGGCTGGCCTATCTGCAGCAGTCCCGGTTCACGCCCGACGTACGCATCATCGGCACGGCGACCGAGGATCTGACGTCGGACGAGTTCCGGGCGCGCGCCCGGGAGGCCGTCGAGACGTTCGGCATGCACAAGCTGAGCGACGAGCAGTGGTCGCAGTTCTCCGAGACGCTCGACTACGTCCCGGTGACGGCCGGCCCGGAGGCGCTGGCGAGGGCGGTGAAGTCGGCCGAGGAGGCGCTCGGCCCCGACGTACGCCGGCTGCACTACCTGTCGGTGCCCCCGAAGGCGGCCCAGTCGGTGATCGCGATGCTGCGCGACGCGGACCTGGTCGACCGGGCCCGGGTGGTGATGGAGAAGCCGTTCGGCGACGACCTGGCCAGCGCGATCAAGCTCAACGACTTCGTCCACGAGACGTTCGACGAGTCGCAGATCTTCCGGATCGACCACTTCCTCGGCAAGGAAGCGGCGCTGAACATCCTCGCGTTCCGGTTCGCGAACGGCCTGTTCGAGCCGATCTGGAACCGGAACTTCATCGACCACGTGCAGATCGACATCCCGGAGTCGCTCGGGCTGGACCAGCGCGCCACCTTCTACGAGCCGACCGGCGCGTTCAAGGACATGGTCGTCACGCACCTGATGCAGGTGATGTCGTTCGTCGCGATGGAGCCGCCGACGGCCCTGGAGCCGCGGGCTATCTCGGAGGAGAAGAACAAGGTCTTCCGGTCGATGCTGCCGATCAGCCCGACCGACGTGGTCCGCGGTCAGTACTCCGGCTACCGCAACGAGGAGGGCGTCGCGCCGGACTCCGACACCGAGACGTTCATCGCGCTGCGGGTCGAGATCGACAACTGGCGCTGGGCCGGTACGCCGTTCTTCCTGCGCACCGGCAAGAAGATGGCCCAGGGCCAGCGGATCATCTCGATCGCCTTCAAAGAGGCGCCGAAGACGATGTTCCCGTCCGGGTCGGGTGTCGGCTCGGAGGGTCCGGACCATCTGACCTTCGACCTGGCCGACTCGTCCCGGGTGTCACTGTCGTTCTACGGCAAGCGGCCCGGCCCGGGCATGCGGCTGGAGAAGCTGTCGATGCAGTTCTCCACCCAGGAGACCGAGAGCGCCGGCGACGTACTCGAGGCGTACGAGCGCTTGATCCTGGACGCGATGCGCGGCGACCACACCCTGTTCACCACCGCCGAGGGCATCGAATCGCTCTGGGACCGCTCCGCCCATCTCCTCGAGGACCCGCCGCCGGTCAAGCCGTACCAGCCCGGCACCTGGGGCCCGAACGCGATCCACCAGCTGATCGCGCCGCGCGCCTGGCGGCTCCCCTTCGAACGCGAGTGGCGGGAGTAGCAAGGGCCTTGGCTAGGCTGCCGCGCATGCGGGAGATTCTGGTCATCGGTGTCGGGGCGGGCGATCCGGAGCAGGTGACGATGCAGGGCGTGTCGGCGCTGAACCGGGTCGATGTGTTCTTCGTGCTCGACAAGGGCGAGGTGAAGCAGGAGCTGGTCGACCTGCGGTCCGAGATCCTGCGGCGGTACGCGACGTCGAAGGATTACCGGGTGGTCGTCGGCCGCGACCCGGAGCGGGATCGCACGGCCTCGGCGTACGTCGAGGCTGTGGACGACTGGCGACGCCGACGGGCCGACGTGTGCGCGGAGATGATCGCGTCCGAGCTGGGCGAGGACCAGGTCGGCGCGTTCCTGGTCTGGGGCGATCCGTCGCTGTACGACAGCACGCTGGCGATTCTCGACGACATCCTGGCGCGGGGTGAGCTCGAGTTCGGGGTCGAGGTGATTCCGGGGATCAGCAGCGTGTCGACGCTCGCCGCCCGGCACAAGGTCGGGCTGAACCAGGTGGGCCGGCCGATCCAGATCACGACCGGACGACGGCTCGCCGCCGGCTGGCCGGAGGGTGTGGACGACGTCGTCGTGATGCTCGACGCGCAGACGGCGTTCACCGAGCATCTCGACGCCGACATCTATTGGGGCGCGTATCTCGGCACGCCGGACGAGATTCTCATCTCGGGACCGCTGCGGGAGGTCGCGAGCGAGATCGAGAAGGTGCGCGCCGAGGCCCGGGATCGCAAGGGCTGGATCATGGACACCTACTTGTTACGACGGCCTAGGTAAAAGCACGCCGGGTGGGAGAGTGCGGCGACCTAGACCAAAGGTGTAGGCGGTCTGGACTTCGGGCCGAAGCGGCGACGGCGGCGGCTCGACGACGCTGCAGGCATGAAGAAACTCTTGGTGATCATGACGGCCGCCTTGGCGCCGGCGGGCTTGTTGGTGGGCCTCGCCGGGCCGAGTGACGCGGCCCAGCAGGACGTCGTACGAACAGATGGCGGCCTGGTTGCGAGCAAGACGGTCGGGGACGCAAGGGTCTTCGACGGGATCCCGTACGCCGCTCCCCCGGTCGGCCCGCTGCGCTGGAAGGCCCCTGCACCCGCCAAACCATGGACCGGCGTACGTGAGTCGAAGCTCGGCAACGTCTGTCCGCAGCAGGCGAACTCAGAGGCTCCGGACGGGTCGTCCACCGAGGACTGCCTCTATCTGAACGTCACCACCCCGGCCAAGCCCTCCCCGAAGCCTCGAGCCGTCGTGGTGTGGATCCCCGGCGGTGGGTTCTTCTCGGGCGCCGGTAACAGCTACGAGGCGTCGAAGTTCGCCGCCCGCGGCGATGTGGTCGTCGTGACGGTCAACTACCGGCTCGGCATCTTCGGCTTCTTCGGGTACCCGGGTCTGCCGGGATCCGGCACCTACGGCATCCAGGACCAGCAGGCCGCGCTGCGCTGGGTCCAGCGCAACGCCCGCGCATTCGGCGGCGATCCGCGCAACGTGACAGTCGCGGGTGAGTCCGCCGGCGGCATGAGTGTCTGCGCCCAGCTGACGTCTCCGACCTCCACGGGTCTGTTCTCGAAGGCGATCATGCAGAGCGGCTCGTGCGAGTTCAACTGGGCCGCCAACAGCCAGTACCCCGGTCAGGCCGCGGACTCCCCCTGGATCCCGGCCGGCACGGTGCAGTCGAACGGCAAGGAATGGGCGGCCGACAACAAGACCAAGCTCGGCTGCAAGCCCGGCCAGTCCATGCTCGACTGCCTCCGCGCCGCGAAGTCCGACGTACTGGTCGACGACACCCTCAACTTCACCCAGATCGGGTACGGCGGGACTGCCGTCGTACCGCTGTCACCTGCTCGCGCGCTGAAGGCCGGACTGTTCCACCGGGTGCCGATCATCTCCGGCAACAACCACGACGAG carries:
- a CDS encoding helix-turn-helix domain-containing protein, with translation MAESSTPVSDLLLHPIRWRIVQRVLGRELTTTDLKRDLPDVPTTSLYRHVAVLIDAGFLTVVRERKVRGTTERTLSLDQTKVGRIDEREARAMTPEQHRQAFLMMLTRLAADFDRAVERGDLETRLPQLGYSQLAVYVDPADLDAIREGINAVLEPHLTASPGKDRVVLSFVALPDV
- a CDS encoding aldo/keto reductase; amino-acid sequence: MNRRILGATGISVSDVALGAMMFGAMGNPDHEDSVRIIHRALDAGINLIDTADVYSGGESEEIVGTAIRGRRDDVVLASKFGLPMGEDPNRRGASRRWIRQAVEASLRRLGTDHLDLYQLHRPDHDTDPGETLSALSDLVQAGKILAFGSSMFPAETIVEAQWTAERRGTHRFLTEQTMYSILTRRPEASVFPVAQRHDLGVLTFGPLNGGWLSGRANQASSHRASARPSSYDPSTPTGQAKAAAVAKLGPLAAEAGMTLPQLAVAFVRAHPAVTSVLIGPRTQDQLDSLLPAAELDLTDDILDRIDEIVAPGTELDPADNYAATPPAIEHAHLRRR
- a CDS encoding YciI family protein — its product is MKYLLMICGDPSGTEYANDGCGGWSEEMEARGVVAGGAGLRPPHEATTVRVRDDELLLTDGPFAETKEQIGGFVLIDCADLDEAIEIASKHPAAGYGTIEIRPVLEPPV
- a CDS encoding RNA polymerase sigma factor codes for the protein MTLEDIYRQEWGQVVATLIRVTGDWELAEECAQEAFAAALQRWPVDGVPDRPGAWLTTTARNRAIDWMRREAVGAAKLRQVAALSYDDDPPYDVPDDRLRLMFTCCHPALAMEARVALTLRTLAGLSTAEIARAFLVPETTMSKRLTRAKQKIQHAGIPYRVPPAHLLPQRTPAVLAVLYLLFNEGYSDVVRSNLSGEAIRLARLLVQLLPEPEPTGLLALMLLHDARRNTRLADDGALVTLDDQDRTRWDHSQIKEGVDLLDSALDRGAPGPYQVQAAIAACHATARTAADTDWPQIAGLYARLPQTPVVTLNRAVAIGMADGPAVGLRLVQELAEGPLAGYHLLPATRADFLRRLERWPEAKTAYEEALELATTDAERLYLQKRLHEVSVRA
- a CDS encoding VOC family protein encodes the protein MTGRIVHFEVPYDDGERARTFYREAFGWKLLEMPEMNYTMVSTGPVNEQSMPAEPGFINGGMYRRSGELTRPILTVDVPDIDAAWKTIESLGGERVGEKLPVGDMGFAAYFKDPEGNVLGLWQTA
- a CDS encoding DUF1365 family protein, with the protein product MTIVGEIPTLPAVVTGFVRHARSIPIRHAFRHRVYQWLVDLDDLPRLPWYLRPLGGFDVRDHLGGHGPTIKAGVRRYLAGHGIEYDGRIVMLANARVLGHVFDPITVFWCVDSPYVVAEVHNTYGERHAYLLTPDADGTAETAKKFYVSPFNDVSGDYQLRFELDRSRVRVQVSLTRGHRTVFGASFDGVPRPATRRAVLAAAVRMPLMPQRVSGLIRLHGLWLWARRLPVVKRSTRRTLRGRIARLIVDRVLDRVPVRAVYPDGTVRGGGGPDAPILRVIRPDSLYERLAQNPKIGLGEAYTAGDWEPGDGTDLGELLTPFAERLTKLVPRPLVRFRSLVDQQVPDRLRNTPNGARSNISAHYDLSNALFAAFLDRGMSYSSAMFESAEESLEQAQTRKVEHILDLAGVRRGSRVLEIGIGWGTLAIAAARRGAHVTGITLSREQLTLARERVADAGLTDRVDLRLQDYRAVTGSYDAIVSVEMIEAVGEEFWPEYFGTLDRLLAPGGSVALQAILMDHDRMLATRHSYSWIQKYIFPGGLIPSRTAIDETLARHTALAVQADLRFGPDYAETLRRWRRQFVASWPAVRAQGFDESFRRTWEFYLAYSEAGFASGYLDVGQLLLRRSGPRRESGRTPDGRSG
- the zwf gene encoding glucose-6-phosphate dehydrogenase, with amino-acid sequence MPDRIQTIAYPAPGSRPSRRDPDPLAPHVIVLFGATGDLAKRKLLPGLAYLQQSRFTPDVRIIGTATEDLTSDEFRARAREAVETFGMHKLSDEQWSQFSETLDYVPVTAGPEALARAVKSAEEALGPDVRRLHYLSVPPKAAQSVIAMLRDADLVDRARVVMEKPFGDDLASAIKLNDFVHETFDESQIFRIDHFLGKEAALNILAFRFANGLFEPIWNRNFIDHVQIDIPESLGLDQRATFYEPTGAFKDMVVTHLMQVMSFVAMEPPTALEPRAISEEKNKVFRSMLPISPTDVVRGQYSGYRNEEGVAPDSDTETFIALRVEIDNWRWAGTPFFLRTGKKMAQGQRIISIAFKEAPKTMFPSGSGVGSEGPDHLTFDLADSSRVSLSFYGKRPGPGMRLEKLSMQFSTQETESAGDVLEAYERLILDAMRGDHTLFTTAEGIESLWDRSAHLLEDPPPVKPYQPGTWGPNAIHQLIAPRAWRLPFEREWRE
- a CDS encoding VOC family protein; this encodes MIIGLAIEDRPRSYAFYQEALGLTPVGEPDEDGIPEPLQFALAEDVRLMLIPTEGFGWVLGDQPAAPYGQSECILTVTVASEQAVDAQTAKAIAAGAVQVTAPIRKPWAYLATFTDPDGHLWMVTAND
- a CDS encoding AraC family transcriptional regulator N-terminal domain-containing protein — protein: MDLLDELRILIIRHTAGQRGNSVHLIDGVQVSRRDEPTELTASMAQPSVAIVASGVKLTMLNGVAYEYGAGQFLVTSLDLPVVGQALKATPDEPFTVVSLRLDPVEIAALLLDDAPERKSQYAGLVVSDATSDLLDPVVRLLRIADRPDDVRVLAPGIRREILWRLLSGEQGGLVRQIGLADGMLAHISRAISWIRNHHNEPLLVADLADLAGMSASTFHRHFRAATSMTPIQFQKQIRLQEARVLLRTQSLTAAEVGYRVGYTSSAHFTRTYHQAFGRTPGEDRTA
- the cobF gene encoding precorrin-6A synthase (deacetylating) — encoded protein: MREILVIGVGAGDPEQVTMQGVSALNRVDVFFVLDKGEVKQELVDLRSEILRRYATSKDYRVVVGRDPERDRTASAYVEAVDDWRRRRADVCAEMIASELGEDQVGAFLVWGDPSLYDSTLAILDDILARGELEFGVEVIPGISSVSTLAARHKVGLNQVGRPIQITTGRRLAAGWPEGVDDVVVMLDAQTAFTEHLDADIYWGAYLGTPDEILISGPLREVASEIEKVRAEARDRKGWIMDTYLLRRPR
- a CDS encoding serine hydrolase domain-containing protein; its protein translation is MSLTRRTVLKSAAAAVPVAALSTLPAAGATTREPVAIGRLADKIEAGMAKYAIPGVGLGLWYRGREYVRGFGVTSVDTNEPVSGDTVFRIGSTTKTFTATAIMRLVERGRVSLDRPVRAYLPDFRTADPSVAARVTVRQLLNHTAGWQGDYLEDYGDGDDALAKYVAGMTKVPQLTPLGKVFAYNNASLGVAGRIIEVVTGKPYELAARELVIDPLGLDHSRFFRSELGGFSVAASHNIVDGKAVVEPAFDAIPRSLQSIGGLISSARDQLRYARYHLGHRGLPHLLSDRSRLAMQSHPGPGGTLFVELNGVGVSWMLRPTAQGPTVVQHGGDWSGQHSGFLFVPRRDFAITLLTNSESGPLLVAELFADDWALQEFAGVNNLPAVPRELPPRRLAEYEGTYVSQQIGLDGKPEDLALDVTAHNGELVAGAGGQALLRLAFYRKDYVLALNPDGTPTHTRANFVRGAAGPVEWFRYGGRLFRHHAAGARATTARAANLRLLSR